One part of the Pseudopipra pipra isolate bDixPip1 chromosome 3, bDixPip1.hap1, whole genome shotgun sequence genome encodes these proteins:
- the MAP1LC3C gene encoding microtubule-associated proteins 1A/1B light chain 3C, translating to MQAAPGAMAARPFKLRKSFATRLEEVAGIRAKFPTKIPVIVERYHKEKYLPLLDKTKFLVPEELTMTQFITIIRSRMALTATQAFYLLVNNKSLASMSLTMAEVYRDYKDEDGFVYMTYASQEMFGCFLTAAQGKTMECFQKT from the exons atGCAGGCGGCGCCCGGGGCCATGGCAGCCCGGCCCTTCAAGCTGAGGAAGAGTTTCG CCACCCGTCTGGAAGAAGTAGCAGGAATCCGGGCGAAGTTCCCAACGAAAATCCCG GTAATTGTTGAGCGATACCATAAAGAGAAATACCTTCCTCTCCTGGACAAAACCAAGTTTCTGGTTCCCGAGGAGCTGACCATGACACAGTTCATAACCATCATCAG AAGCAGGATGGCTCTAACTGCTACACAAGCTTTCTACCTGCTGGTGAACAACAAAAGCCTGGCCAGTATGTCTTTGACAATGGCAGAAGTGTACAGGGACTACAAAGATGAAGATGGCTTTGTATATATGACCTATGCTTCCCAGGAGATGTTTGGATGCTTTTTGACCGCTGCTCAAGGGAAAACTATGGaatgctttcagaaaacttAA